A window of Streptomyces sp. ML-6 genomic DNA:
GGTGTCGCGCAGCCACTGCCCGGGGTCGAAATCGGTGATCTCGCAGGCGTTGGCGTGCGCGAAGCCCGTGGTGTCGAAGGCGCTGATGGGCTGGGCGCCGCTGCGCCCGGCCCGCAGCCCCTCGGCGAAGGCGTCCACCCCGGTGCCGATGCTGGTCACCACGCCGAGCCCGGTGATCACCACCCGGTGGCGGGGGGCCGTGCGCGGGGTGGCGCCGTGCGTGGCCGCGCTCACTTTCCCTCGGCCTCCGCGACCACGGCGTACACGCCTGCCAGGTTGGTCATGCGGCTGAGCTCGGCCTGCTCCAGGGCGATGTCGAAGGCGCGCTCCATCGCGGAGAGGATCTCGATGGTGCGCAGGGAGTCCGCGTCGTGCTCCTCCTTGAAGAGGCTGGTGTCGGTGACCTCGTCGAGGTCCAGCTCGAGGATGTCGCAGACGATTTCCTTGATCTCGGCCTTGCGCTCGGTGCTGAGGTCGGCGATCTGGGTGGTCATGGGATGCCTCCGGGTATCGGTTCGGGTTCTTCTGGGGCCTGGCCCCTTTTTTTTCCGGGCCCTTCATCTCCGGGCCCTTCATCCCCGGCCCCCCCTTTTTTTCCGGGTCCTTCTTCCCCGGCCCCCTTCTTCCGGGTCCTTCTTCTCCCGGCCGGGACTCCCGGTGCAAGGGCCCCCGGGTGCCGGGGATTTCGGTTTCCGGGGGTTTCCGGTGCCGGGCCCCGGGTGCCGGGGATTTCCGGTGCCGGGGTTTCGGTGCCGGGGTTCTTTCGGTGCCGGGTTTTCGGGTGCGGGGTTTCGGTGCCGGGGTTCTTCCGGTGCCGGGGGTGGGGGTGCGGGTTTCCGGGTTCCTGGTGGGAGAAATCCTGCGGCGGCCCGCTATTACTGGGCTATATCGGCCAGTTGCCCCGCCGCGGGAGCGGGTGCGGGGGTCTGGTCCCACAGGTGGGTGACGTCCCCGAAGTGGCGGCGTACCCAGGTGTCGTCGTAGATCGTGTCGAGGTAGCGGTCGCCGCCGTCGGGCAGCACGATCACGACGTTGGAGCCGGGTGGTATGGCGGGGGCGAGGCGGGCCAGGGCGGCGACGACGGCGCCCGAGGAGCCGCCGGCCAGGATCGCCTCGCGGCGTACCAGGGTGCGGCAGCCCACCACGCAGTCCAGGTCGCCGACGTGCACGACGCGGTCGGCGTCGCCGGGCCGCAGCAGGCGGGGGGCGATGGACGCGCCGTGGCCGGGCACCAGGCGGGTGCAGGGGGCGGGCGGGCCGAACAGGGCGCTGCCCAGGGCGTCGACGGCGTTGAGGGTGGTGCCCAGGCGGTGGTGGCGGATGTAGTCGGCGCAGCCGCCGAGGGTGCCGCTGGTGCCGGCGGCCACGACGAGCTGGTCGACCTTGCCGTCCAGGGCGAGGTCGATCTCCTGCATGGTGGTGTGGTGGGCCTGCCGGTTGAGCGGGTTGGCGTACTGGTCGGGCCAGTAGGCGTGGGGGGTGGCCGCCACGAGTTCGGCGACCCGGTGCAGGCGGGCGGGCAGCAGCTGGCCGGTGGCCGGGTCGGGTTCGGTGATGATCTCGACCTCGGCGCCGTAGGCGCGCAGGATCGCGATGTTCTGCCGGGTGGTGCGGGAGTCGACCACGCACACGAGCCGCAGGCCGTAGTAGCCGCAGATCTGCGCCAGTCCGATCGCGAGGTTTCCCGAGCTGGACTCGATGACCGTGGAGCGGCCGGGGACGAGTTCGCCCGACCGGATTCTCGCGGCCACCATGTTCAGCGCGGAGCGGTCCTTGACGCTGCCGCCGGGGTTGAAGCGCTCCATCTTGGCGAACACCCGCGAAGCGAACCCCGGTATCAGCCGTTCGAGCTCTACGAGCGGGGTTCCTCCCACGGTGGAAAGGATTCCTTTCGGCCCCGTCTTCGGCTCCCGTTCTGTGCGCGGCATGTGATGCGGCCATCCTCTGCTGGGGGATACGAGTACGGAATCAACAGGTCCCAGGCTGTGCCCGTGCGCTATACGCCCTCCATAAGTACCGGGCCCCGCCGATCTCATTCGGCCTTTTCCGCCGGGTTATAGATGTGCCGTAGACAGGCTGCCGATTCTGGCCATCTCCACAGTTACGGCACCGTAACTCCGTCCGGAAGAGGGAAATCTGATATGACGGGCACCTCCACCGCAACAGACAACTCCATCAAGAAGGTCGTGATCCTCGGCGGCGGCACGGCCGGCTGGATGACCGCCGCCTATCTCGGCAAGGCGCTGCGCAGCACGGTCGAGGTCACGGTGCTGGAGGCGCCGGGCATTCCGCGGATCGGTGTGGGCGAGGCCACCGTGCCCAATCTGCACCGGGTGCTCTTCGACTTCCTCGGGATCGAGGAGGAGGAGTGGATGCGTGAGTGCAACGCCAGTTACAAGATGGCGGTCCGTTTCATCAACTGGCGTACTCCGGGGCGGGGCCAGAGCGGTCCGCGGGAGCTGGAGGGCGGCGGCCCGGACCACTTCTACCACCCGTTCGGCATCAGTCCGGAGCACGACGGGATTCCGATGTCGCACTACTGGTTCAAGAACAAGTACGAGGGGAGGACCAGCGAGCCGTACGACTACGCCTGTTTCCGTGAGGCGCCCCTGATGGACGCGAAGAAGGCGCCGCGGCACCTGGACGGTTCCTCCCCCACCCGGTACGCGTGGCACTTCGACGCGGCGCTGGTGGCCGACTTCCTGCGCCGGTTCGCCACCGGGAAGCAGGGGGTGCGGCACGTCCAGGACGAGATGACGCGGGTCGAGAAGGACGAGCGGGGTTTCGTCCGGGCCCTGCACACCCGGCAGGGGCGGGTCCTGGAGGCGGATCTGTTCGTGGACTGCTCCGGTTTCCGCAGTCTGCTGATGAACGGGGCGATGGAGGAGCCCTTCGTCGACATGAGCGACCAGCTGCTGTGCGACCGGGCGGTGGCCACGGCCGTGCCGCACGACGACGACGCCCACGGGGTGGAGCCGTACACGTCGGCGATCGCGATGTCCTCGGGGTGGGCGTGGAAGATACCGATGCCGGGCCGTTTCGGGACCGGTTACGTCTATTCCAGCCGTTTCACCACGCAGGAGGAGGCCACCGCCGAGTTCTGCGAGCTGTGGGGGCTGGACCCGGAGAAGACCGAGTTCAACCACGTGAAGTTCCGGGTCGGGCGCAACCGCCGGGCCTGGGTGAAGAACGTCGTCGGCATCGGTCTTTCGGGGGCTTTCCTGGAGCCGCTGGAGTCCACCGGCATCTACTTCATCACCGCCGCGGTCTACCAGCTGGCCCGGCACTTCCC
This region includes:
- a CDS encoding tryptophan halogenase family protein; the encoded protein is MTGTSTATDNSIKKVVILGGGTAGWMTAAYLGKALRSTVEVTVLEAPGIPRIGVGEATVPNLHRVLFDFLGIEEEEWMRECNASYKMAVRFINWRTPGRGQSGPRELEGGGPDHFYHPFGISPEHDGIPMSHYWFKNKYEGRTSEPYDYACFREAPLMDAKKAPRHLDGSSPTRYAWHFDAALVADFLRRFATGKQGVRHVQDEMTRVEKDERGFVRALHTRQGRVLEADLFVDCSGFRSLLMNGAMEEPFVDMSDQLLCDRAVATAVPHDDDAHGVEPYTSAIAMSSGWAWKIPMPGRFGTGYVYSSRFTTQEEATAEFCELWGLDPEKTEFNHVKFRVGRNRRAWVKNVVGIGLSGAFLEPLESTGIYFITAAVYQLARHFPDKTFNQSLVDNFNREIEVMFDDTRDFIQTHFYFAPRTDSAFWRANKELELPQSIREKIDAYKAGLPVNQAATDDATYYGNFDAEFRNFWTNERYYCIFAGLGLEPDAPLPILYHKPESVAGAQAMFDRVKKEQQELLNSLPSTREALGRLHGK
- the sbnA gene encoding 2,3-diaminopropionate biosynthesis protein SbnA, with product MPRTEREPKTGPKGILSTVGGTPLVELERLIPGFASRVFAKMERFNPGGSVKDRSALNMVAARIRSGELVPGRSTVIESSSGNLAIGLAQICGYYGLRLVCVVDSRTTRQNIAILRAYGAEVEIITEPDPATGQLLPARLHRVAELVAATPHAYWPDQYANPLNRQAHHTTMQEIDLALDGKVDQLVVAAGTSGTLGGCADYIRHHRLGTTLNAVDALGSALFGPPAPCTRLVPGHGASIAPRLLRPGDADRVVHVGDLDCVVGCRTLVRREAILAGGSSGAVVAALARLAPAIPPGSNVVIVLPDGGDRYLDTIYDDTWVRRHFGDVTHLWDQTPAPAPAAGQLADIAQ
- a CDS encoding acyl carrier protein produces the protein MTTQIADLSTERKAEIKEIVCDILELDLDEVTDTSLFKEEHDADSLRTIEILSAMERAFDIALEQAELSRMTNLAGVYAVVAEAEGK